One Gordonia mangrovi genomic region harbors:
- a CDS encoding TetR/AcrR family transcriptional regulator has protein sequence MPDAGSSSAAVPLPRGRHKLSTGEVRASQRARLLQAMEELVSELGYAGASVPKVVRRARVSDRTFYSLFADKADCFIAVCEQLGDGLRDLMNQSVAGIAEVDDPFRAFDEGVAQYLELWAARPAASWAYFVELPAVGPRAFESRDGRAALFAESLRHIGIALRGRAGIGGEPTTVEATAAAAVAVELVAREVRARRVDNLRSIHDDLRHVLLLLLLGRSLDVV, from the coding sequence GTGCCCGACGCTGGCAGCTCGTCCGCTGCGGTGCCGCTGCCTCGCGGCCGACACAAGCTCTCCACTGGCGAGGTGCGCGCGTCGCAACGAGCCCGGCTGCTCCAGGCGATGGAGGAGCTCGTCAGCGAACTCGGCTATGCCGGCGCCAGTGTGCCCAAAGTGGTGCGGCGGGCGCGGGTCTCCGACCGCACGTTCTATTCGCTCTTCGCCGACAAAGCGGACTGCTTCATTGCGGTCTGCGAGCAACTCGGCGATGGTCTGCGGGATCTGATGAACCAGTCGGTCGCCGGGATCGCCGAGGTCGACGATCCGTTTCGCGCATTCGACGAGGGCGTCGCCCAGTACCTCGAGCTGTGGGCCGCGCGGCCCGCCGCGTCCTGGGCGTACTTCGTGGAATTGCCGGCGGTGGGCCCGCGGGCGTTCGAGTCCCGCGACGGCCGTGCTGCGCTCTTCGCAGAGTCGTTGCGGCACATCGGTATCGCGCTTCGCGGGCGAGCCGGGATCGGCGGCGAGCCGACGACCGTCGAAGCGACGGCGGCAGCAGCTGTGGCCGTGGAGTTGGTTGCCCGCGAGGTCCGTGCACGACGAGTCGACAACCTTCGGTCGATTCACGACGACCTCCGCCACGTGTTGTTGCTGTTGCTGCTTGGACGGTCGCTCGACGTGGTCTGA
- a CDS encoding nuclear transport factor 2 family protein, with product MTVEQGTLSEQINATVDAYVELLNNGTAEQIADLYAPDATVEDPIGAELRTTREQLIEFYSVITGMDERTATLKWKKVAGDTAVFEFTLVTGTAGMKFEITPIDIMVFNADGKVSSMRAVWEQSDLKQL from the coding sequence ATGACGGTGGAGCAGGGAACCCTGAGCGAGCAGATCAACGCCACGGTGGACGCGTACGTGGAACTGTTGAACAACGGTACGGCCGAGCAGATTGCCGACCTCTACGCGCCCGACGCCACCGTCGAGGACCCGATCGGGGCTGAATTGCGGACCACCCGCGAGCAGCTGATCGAGTTCTACTCCGTCATCACCGGGATGGACGAGCGCACTGCGACGCTGAAGTGGAAGAAGGTCGCCGGTGACACCGCGGTCTTCGAGTTCACCCTGGTCACCGGTACCGCCGGGATGAAGTTCGAGATCACCCCGATCGACATCATGGTGTTCAACGCCGACGGCAAGGTGTCGTCGATGCGGGCGGTGTGGGAGCAGTCGGATCTGAAGCAGCTGTAA
- a CDS encoding SDR family oxidoreductase, with amino-acid sequence MSTALITGASRGLGAEIARQLAGTHDLLLGGRPSPELDGLAGELDGASTFPVELTDYAEVEAAVEAISSLDVLVHNAGVGSSLETVADTPVEEWHQVLEVNLVAAAELTRLLLPALRTARGHVVFINSGAGRRAKPRWAPYAASKFGLRALADALRAEEPTLRVTSIFPGRIDTEMQQDIVAREGNDYDPSKFLRTSTVAGAVVHAIHTSSDAHPEEIVLRPTGRG; translated from the coding sequence GTGTCGACCGCATTGATCACCGGGGCGAGCCGCGGCCTCGGAGCCGAGATCGCTCGGCAACTCGCCGGTACCCACGACCTGCTGCTCGGCGGCCGCCCGTCGCCCGAACTCGATGGCCTCGCCGGTGAGCTCGACGGCGCGAGTACTTTCCCGGTGGAGCTGACCGACTATGCCGAGGTGGAAGCCGCTGTCGAGGCCATCTCGTCGCTCGACGTGCTCGTCCACAACGCGGGTGTCGGCAGCAGCCTCGAGACCGTCGCCGACACCCCGGTCGAGGAATGGCATCAGGTCCTGGAGGTGAACCTGGTGGCGGCTGCGGAACTCACCCGTCTTTTGCTGCCCGCACTTCGAACTGCACGCGGACATGTGGTCTTCATCAACTCCGGCGCCGGACGGCGCGCCAAACCGCGCTGGGCGCCGTATGCGGCGAGCAAGTTCGGCCTGCGCGCGCTCGCCGACGCGCTACGCGCCGAGGAGCCGACGCTACGGGTGACCTCGATCTTCCCCGGCCGTATCGACACCGAGATGCAGCAAGACATCGTCGCCCGCGAAGGCAACGACTACGACCCGTCGAAGTTCCTGAGGACGTCGACGGTGGCCGGGGCGGTGGTGCACGCCATCCACACGTCCTCCGACGCACATCCCGAGGAGATCGTGTTGCGGCCGACCGGGCGGGGTTGA
- the ggh gene encoding glucosylglycerate hydrolase: MARYGFTPTQLSARAAYLLRGNDLGTMTSAAPKLYPHMWSWDAAFVTVGLAPLSVERAVMEMDTLLSAQWDNGMIPHIVFANGRDGYFPGPSRWECARLAPAAPDAPDTSGITQPPVHAIAVQRILDHSRRHGRTTRSVANEFIDRRWASLVRWHRWLAHARDPHGNGRVTLFHGWESGMDNSPRWDRPYANVVPGVDLPAYVRADLDHVGDLSMRPSDLEYDRYLWLVEQMKRSNYDDDLLPKVMSFAVEDVFVSAIFSVACDVLATIGEDYSKPRSDVRDLRAWADRFRAGVVASANERNGAARDYDLRTDQWINTETLAVFAPLICGGLSRERERALLRLFDGPRFCGHPDLRYAVPPSTSPISMDFRAREYWRGPVWPVMTWLFSWAFARRGWTERSARLREEGLRQATDGAFAEYYEPFTGEPLGSMQQSWTAASVLDWLD; encoded by the coding sequence GTGGCCCGGTATGGATTCACCCCGACTCAGTTGTCAGCCCGCGCCGCGTACCTGCTGCGCGGCAACGATCTGGGCACGATGACGAGCGCCGCGCCCAAGCTGTACCCACACATGTGGAGCTGGGACGCCGCTTTCGTCACCGTCGGCCTGGCGCCGCTCTCGGTGGAGCGCGCGGTGATGGAGATGGACACCTTGCTCTCCGCGCAGTGGGACAACGGCATGATCCCGCACATCGTGTTCGCCAACGGCCGCGACGGCTATTTCCCGGGCCCATCGCGCTGGGAATGCGCTCGGTTGGCGCCGGCCGCGCCCGACGCCCCGGACACCTCGGGCATCACCCAGCCGCCAGTGCATGCGATCGCCGTCCAACGCATCCTCGACCACTCCCGACGACACGGACGCACCACCCGGTCGGTCGCCAACGAGTTCATCGACCGACGCTGGGCGTCGCTGGTGCGGTGGCACCGCTGGCTGGCCCACGCCCGCGACCCGCACGGCAATGGCCGCGTCACCCTGTTCCACGGGTGGGAGTCGGGGATGGACAACTCGCCGCGGTGGGACCGCCCCTACGCCAACGTCGTCCCCGGCGTGGATCTGCCCGCCTACGTCCGCGCCGACCTCGACCATGTCGGCGACCTCTCGATGCGGCCGTCGGACCTCGAGTACGACCGCTACCTGTGGCTCGTCGAGCAGATGAAACGCTCGAACTACGACGACGACCTGCTGCCGAAGGTGATGAGTTTCGCGGTCGAGGACGTCTTCGTCAGCGCCATCTTCTCGGTGGCCTGCGATGTGCTCGCCACCATCGGTGAGGACTACTCCAAGCCGCGTTCCGACGTCCGCGACCTGCGTGCCTGGGCCGACCGCTTCCGCGCCGGTGTGGTGGCCTCGGCGAATGAACGCAACGGTGCCGCCCGCGACTACGATCTGCGCACCGATCAGTGGATCAACACCGAGACCCTTGCGGTGTTCGCACCACTCATCTGCGGCGGGCTGTCGCGCGAACGGGAGCGGGCATTGCTGCGACTGTTCGACGGCCCGCGCTTCTGCGGGCACCCCGATCTGCGGTACGCGGTGCCGCCGTCGACCTCACCGATCTCGATGGACTTCCGTGCCCGCGAGTATTGGCGCGGCCCGGTGTGGCCGGTGATGACGTGGTTGTTCAGCTGGGCGTTCGCCCGCCGCGGCTGGACCGAACGATCGGCGCGGCTGCGTGAGGAGGGGCTGCGGCAGGCCACCGACGGCGCATTCGCCGAGTACTACGAACCCTTCACCGGCGAACCCCTGGGCAGCATGCAGCAGAGCTGGACCGCGGCCTCGGTGCTGGATTGGCTGGATTGA
- a CDS encoding AraC family transcriptional regulator has protein sequence MKPLARYAALNNFVELGHSLGLDPARLMRDAGLDPASIGLQDRWIPAEAAVEVLERAAAAADRDDIGLALAQFRRLSHLGPLSLVLREEPDVRSALMLLIRHQHMYNEALRIRLSEQSGIATVRVALDLGHPGQFRQSTDLGVGVLHLLIQGFIAPGWRPLSVAFAHPPPRDLQLCHSLFGPQVRFDADFNGISLYSKDLDTPNAMADPTMRQYTQDLLADFEPAGAPSTERRVRELVELLLPTGRCSVEQVARSLGVDRRTVHRRLDDEGTSFSAILDDTRAELAQHMVTSRRQSMIAIGESLGFSSPGNFSRWFRKRFGQSPTQWRAATHLISVYENPPQSSQSSTEAAVQLCCMLPRGSPVKGS, from the coding sequence ATGAAGCCGCTTGCCCGATACGCGGCCCTCAACAACTTCGTCGAGTTGGGGCATTCGCTGGGCCTCGACCCGGCGCGACTGATGCGCGACGCCGGTCTGGATCCGGCCAGCATCGGACTACAGGACCGGTGGATACCGGCCGAGGCGGCCGTCGAGGTGCTCGAACGCGCCGCGGCCGCCGCCGACCGCGACGACATCGGCCTGGCCCTGGCACAGTTCCGCCGGCTGTCGCATCTGGGCCCGCTGAGCCTGGTACTGCGCGAGGAGCCCGACGTGCGCAGTGCACTGATGCTGCTGATCCGCCATCAGCACATGTACAACGAGGCGCTGCGTATCCGGTTGAGCGAGCAGTCGGGCATCGCGACAGTGCGCGTCGCGCTCGACCTGGGTCATCCCGGACAGTTCCGCCAGTCCACCGACCTGGGTGTCGGTGTGCTGCACCTGCTGATCCAGGGATTCATCGCACCGGGTTGGCGTCCGCTGAGCGTCGCGTTCGCGCATCCACCGCCACGCGACCTGCAGCTGTGTCACTCGCTGTTCGGTCCGCAGGTGCGCTTCGATGCCGACTTCAACGGGATATCGCTTTACTCAAAGGATCTCGACACGCCCAACGCGATGGCCGATCCGACGATGCGGCAGTACACCCAGGATCTGCTGGCTGACTTCGAGCCGGCAGGCGCCCCGTCGACCGAGCGCCGGGTACGCGAACTCGTCGAACTGTTGCTGCCCACCGGCCGCTGCTCGGTCGAGCAGGTGGCCCGGAGTCTCGGCGTCGACCGGCGCACCGTGCATCGGCGGCTCGACGATGAGGGCACATCGTTCTCCGCCATCCTCGACGACACCCGCGCCGAACTCGCCCAACACATGGTGACCAGTCGCCGCCAATCGATGATCGCCATCGGCGAGTCCCTCGGTTTCTCCTCACCCGGGAACTTCAGTCGCTGGTTCCGCAAGCGGTTCGGCCAGTCGCCCACCCAGTGGCGCGCCGCCACCCATCTGATCAGCGTGTATGAGAACCCGCCTCAATCCAGCCAATCCAGCACCGAGGCCGCGGTCCAGCTCTGCTGCATGCTGCCCAGGGGTTCGCCGGTGAAGGGTTCGTAG
- a CDS encoding quinone oxidoreductase family protein: MAKAVRFHETGGPEVLRWEAVEVSDPGPGEVRIRHEAVGLNFADTYFRTGLYPAPLPAGMGVEAAGVVEAVGPAVADFRPGDRVTYTGSPLGAYSTERVMPAQHLIALPDDIGFDTAAAMTMRGLTTAYLLRRIWPVDAGDTVLLQAAAGGVGLIFAQWAQLLGIRVIGTVSSEAKAEVARAHGCDEVIVYTEENVAHRVRELTDGAGVRVAYDSIGARTFETSLASVGRRGLVACFGTASGPIPPIDAMQLAIAGSVYVTRPALADYIADPAERSELAAELFGHVAAGRIAIRINQRYELSDAVAAHQDLESGRSIGSSVFTL; encoded by the coding sequence ATGGCGAAAGCAGTCCGATTCCACGAGACCGGCGGACCGGAAGTCCTGCGCTGGGAAGCGGTCGAGGTCTCCGATCCAGGACCGGGCGAGGTCCGCATCCGTCACGAGGCGGTGGGACTCAACTTCGCCGACACCTACTTCCGCACCGGCCTCTACCCGGCGCCGCTTCCGGCCGGGATGGGTGTGGAGGCCGCCGGAGTCGTCGAAGCGGTCGGCCCCGCCGTCGCCGACTTCCGGCCCGGCGACCGGGTCACCTACACCGGCAGCCCGCTCGGCGCCTACAGCACCGAACGGGTGATGCCCGCACAGCACCTGATCGCGCTACCCGATGACATCGGCTTCGACACCGCAGCCGCGATGACGATGCGCGGATTGACCACCGCCTACCTGTTGCGGCGCATCTGGCCGGTCGATGCCGGCGACACCGTGCTGCTGCAGGCCGCCGCCGGCGGCGTCGGACTGATCTTCGCCCAGTGGGCGCAACTGCTCGGCATTCGGGTGATCGGCACGGTGTCCAGCGAGGCCAAGGCGGAGGTCGCCCGGGCGCACGGCTGCGACGAGGTCATCGTCTACACCGAAGAAAATGTGGCGCACCGTGTCCGAGAACTCACCGACGGTGCGGGAGTGCGAGTCGCCTACGACAGCATCGGCGCGCGCACCTTCGAGACCTCACTCGCGTCGGTGGGTCGACGCGGACTGGTGGCGTGCTTCGGCACCGCATCCGGTCCGATCCCGCCGATCGACGCGATGCAACTGGCCATCGCCGGATCGGTGTATGTGACCCGCCCGGCGCTCGCCGACTACATCGCCGACCCGGCCGAGCGAAGCGAACTCGCCGCCGAACTGTTCGGACACGTCGCCGCCGGGCGGATCGCGATCCGGATCAACCAGCGCTACGAGCTCTCCGACGCCGTTGCAGCACACCAGGACCTGGAATCCGGGCGCAGCATCGGCTCTTCGGTCTTCACACTCTGA
- a CDS encoding TauD/TfdA dioxygenase family protein: MTTATRPRPTTTTFHVERLTCTIGAEITGADLGEIATDDALFADLRALLLEHKVLYFRDQNLTRSQHVALAERFGPLEDHPVAGSDPDHPGLVRIYKDLDSPPEHFENAYHCDATWRENPPMGAILRCVESPAVGGDTIWVNMAEAYRRLPASVKERIAGLRARHSIEASFGARMPVEQREALHTRFPDAEHPVVRTHPETGEQILFVNSFATHLVNYHTADNVRFGIDYAPGAANLLHYLISQAAIPEYQVRWRWTPNSVAIWDNRSTQHYAVQDYWPAVRKMERAGIVGDRPF; the protein is encoded by the coding sequence ATGACCACCGCCACCCGTCCCCGACCGACCACGACCACCTTCCACGTCGAACGACTGACCTGCACCATCGGTGCGGAGATCACCGGCGCGGATCTCGGTGAGATCGCCACCGACGACGCGTTGTTCGCCGATCTACGCGCCCTGCTGCTGGAGCACAAGGTGCTGTACTTCCGCGATCAGAACTTGACACGCAGCCAGCACGTCGCGCTCGCTGAACGCTTCGGTCCGCTCGAGGATCACCCGGTCGCCGGCAGCGACCCCGACCATCCCGGCCTCGTACGCATCTACAAAGACCTCGACAGCCCGCCGGAGCACTTCGAAAATGCCTACCACTGCGATGCGACGTGGCGGGAGAACCCGCCGATGGGCGCGATCCTGCGCTGCGTCGAATCTCCGGCCGTCGGTGGCGACACCATCTGGGTGAACATGGCCGAGGCCTATCGCCGGTTGCCGGCCTCGGTCAAGGAACGCATCGCCGGCCTGCGCGCCCGGCACAGCATCGAGGCGAGCTTCGGTGCGCGGATGCCGGTCGAGCAGCGTGAGGCGTTGCATACCCGCTTCCCGGACGCCGAACATCCGGTTGTCCGAACGCATCCCGAGACCGGCGAGCAGATCCTGTTCGTCAACTCGTTCGCCACGCATCTGGTCAACTACCACACCGCCGACAACGTCCGGTTCGGCATCGACTACGCGCCCGGCGCCGCCAACCTGCTGCACTACCTGATCAGCCAAGCCGCCATCCCGGAATACCAGGTCCGCTGGCGCTGGACACCGAACAGCGTGGCCATCTGGGACAACCGCAGCACCCAACACTATGCCGTCCAGGACTACTGGCCGGCCGTCCGCAAGATGGAACGCGCCGGCATCGTCGGCGACCGGCCCTTCTGA
- a CDS encoding 3-keto-5-aminohexanoate cleavage protein has translation MHFHDDALFPEVQEKLVITAAPYGPEWEIDDFREDLPLTMEEHIQQAVDCYEAGATVLHIHVRELDGKGSKRLSKFNELLAGLRDAVPDMILQVGGSISFAPEGEGAEAKWLSDDTRHMLAELDPAPDQVTIAINTSQMNIMELMTRDDIAGTSMERPELAASYREMTVPAGPAWVEEHLRRLQAAGIQPHFQLSSIPQLETVERLIRRGVYTGPLNLTWVGIGGGFDGPNPYNIMNFLQRVPDGACLTLETLMRSVLPVNAMAIAMGLHTRCGNEDTIWGRVGAKMTSVQQIEQLVRIANELGREVAGGKEAREIYRIGERYRDADETLAKLGYAPNRRPGQVGFTQHGFQTQI, from the coding sequence ATGCATTTCCACGACGACGCCCTGTTCCCCGAGGTCCAGGAGAAGCTGGTCATCACCGCCGCACCGTATGGCCCGGAGTGGGAGATCGACGACTTCCGTGAGGACCTCCCCCTCACCATGGAGGAGCACATCCAGCAGGCCGTCGACTGCTACGAGGCCGGCGCGACCGTCCTGCACATCCACGTCCGCGAACTCGACGGCAAGGGCAGCAAGCGGCTGTCGAAGTTCAACGAACTCCTGGCGGGATTGCGCGACGCCGTGCCCGACATGATCCTGCAGGTCGGCGGATCGATTTCATTCGCCCCGGAAGGTGAAGGCGCCGAGGCGAAGTGGCTCTCTGATGACACCCGGCACATGCTCGCCGAGCTCGACCCGGCACCGGATCAGGTGACCATCGCGATCAACACCAGCCAGATGAACATCATGGAGCTGATGACCCGCGACGACATCGCCGGCACATCGATGGAGCGGCCCGAGCTGGCGGCGAGCTATCGCGAGATGACCGTGCCGGCCGGTCCGGCCTGGGTGGAGGAGCACCTGCGTCGGTTGCAGGCCGCAGGCATCCAACCGCATTTCCAGCTGTCCAGCATCCCGCAGCTGGAGACGGTCGAGCGACTCATCCGGCGTGGTGTCTACACCGGTCCGCTCAACCTGACCTGGGTGGGCATCGGTGGCGGCTTCGACGGCCCCAACCCGTACAACATCATGAACTTCCTCCAACGCGTCCCGGACGGTGCCTGCCTCACTCTGGAAACGCTGATGCGGTCGGTGCTGCCCGTCAACGCGATGGCGATCGCCATGGGCCTGCACACCCGATGTGGTAACGAGGACACCATCTGGGGGCGCGTCGGTGCGAAGATGACGTCGGTACAACAGATCGAGCAGTTGGTCCGCATCGCCAATGAGCTGGGGCGAGAAGTGGCCGGCGGCAAGGAAGCCCGTGAGATCTACCGGATCGGCGAACGGTATCGGGACGCCGACGAGACGCTGGCGAAGCTGGGGTATGCGCCCAACCGGCGCCCCGGCCAGGTCGGCTTCACCCAGCACGGGTTCCAGACCCAGATCTGA
- a CDS encoding MFS transporter yields MGTPISALPSPDLSSSDRSSPSAITASPRPTRRRIYPWLVFALTFGLLISDYMSRQVLSAVFPFLKAEWSLADSELASLTSIVALMVGLLTLPLSLIADRWGRVRSLVVMAVLWSIATLLCAIATNYEQMLGARFLVGVGEAAYGSVGIALVLSVFAPRVHATLSGAFMAGGSFGSVLGVALGGVIAVHLGWRWSFAAMAVFGLLLVALFRLVVTEHKVAQHCVDDIGPSGEVAGDAAPAARRAPVSSLFTNPAVLCAYAGGGLQMFTAAVLLSWTPSFFNRFYGLTPDKAGLAAAGIVLLIGSGMVVCGFITDRVGRTDIRRKWLSAIAFCVISLVCLAVGFGLSAGTLQVALICLGGFFAAGSSGPTAAMVANLTHSSVRASAMGTLTVANNLLGLALGPFIVGILADRLGLREALQLSPLVYVGAIVALAVGYRLHARGVQKLATLATRPVGGAR; encoded by the coding sequence ATGGGTACTCCCATCTCCGCCCTCCCGTCCCCCGATCTCTCCTCCTCTGACCGCTCCTCCCCTTCTGCGATCACCGCATCGCCGCGCCCGACCCGTCGTCGGATCTACCCGTGGCTCGTGTTCGCCCTCACCTTCGGCCTGTTGATCTCCGACTACATGTCCCGACAGGTCCTCAGTGCCGTCTTCCCGTTCCTGAAAGCCGAATGGTCGCTCGCCGACTCCGAACTGGCCTCGCTGACCAGCATCGTCGCGCTCATGGTGGGTCTGCTGACCCTGCCGCTCTCGCTGATCGCCGACCGCTGGGGTCGGGTACGCAGCCTCGTCGTGATGGCGGTGCTGTGGTCGATCGCCACCCTGCTGTGCGCGATCGCCACCAACTACGAACAAATGCTGGGAGCCCGCTTCCTCGTCGGCGTCGGCGAGGCCGCCTACGGCAGCGTCGGCATCGCCCTGGTGCTGAGTGTGTTCGCACCCCGGGTGCACGCGACGCTGAGCGGCGCGTTCATGGCCGGCGGCTCCTTCGGATCGGTGCTCGGCGTCGCGCTCGGCGGTGTGATCGCGGTGCACCTCGGCTGGCGCTGGTCGTTCGCGGCGATGGCGGTGTTCGGGTTGCTTCTGGTCGCGCTGTTCCGGCTGGTCGTCACCGAGCACAAGGTCGCGCAGCACTGTGTCGACGACATCGGCCCATCCGGTGAGGTGGCCGGCGACGCGGCGCCGGCTGCTCGGCGTGCACCGGTGTCGAGTCTTTTCACCAACCCGGCCGTCCTATGCGCGTATGCCGGTGGCGGCCTGCAGATGTTCACCGCGGCCGTCCTGCTGTCGTGGACACCGAGCTTCTTCAATCGCTTCTACGGCCTCACCCCCGACAAGGCCGGACTCGCCGCGGCGGGCATCGTTCTGCTCATCGGCAGCGGCATGGTGGTGTGCGGATTCATCACCGACCGGGTCGGTCGTACGGACATCCGACGCAAATGGCTCAGTGCGATAGCGTTCTGCGTGATCTCGCTGGTGTGCTTGGCGGTGGGATTCGGCCTGAGCGCCGGCACGCTGCAGGTGGCGTTGATCTGCCTCGGTGGGTTCTTCGCCGCGGGATCGTCCGGCCCGACGGCGGCGATGGTCGCCAATCTGACGCATTCCTCGGTGCGGGCATCGGCGATGGGCACGCTCACGGTGGCCAACAACCTGCTGGGGTTGGCGCTGGGCCCGTTCATCGTCGGCATCCTCGCCGACCGTCTCGGTTTGCGTGAGGCGTTGCAACTGTCGCCGCTCGTCTACGTCGGCGCGATCGTGGCATTGGCGGTCGGCTACCGGCTGCACGCCCGCGGCGTGCAGAAGCTGGCAACGCTCGCCACTCGACCGGTCGGCGGTGCACGATGA
- a CDS encoding 13E12 repeat family protein has translation MSGPGWSIASWWSDASPWPDLPSLFTGGLPADEVGSRETNDLLGALVADVRGEAFLAWHRYQIAAELHSRPVGKEADDHALLLHDGFADCAARIAVSQGISQGAAEQFLYQAVALRDRLPQVAERLRDGRITAELVIKVISRTELVDGQPYAADVDAEIAANLDSHTTAWSAHRLRDMIDRIIFRHHPDAVRERRRQALDKRGVHAKNTGDGMGEISATMAAENVRIAADAVRALADAVCDNDERTRQQRASDAMFALLSGTAFECTCGLDTCTAVIPEATTVPPADAKIVIHVVCDEATLDGAEHAGFIDGYGVVDDQHVRDLAARTDAVIKPIVPKGTEPDADGGFTVDAHLPSDPYRPSSALETFIRIRDGYSVIPGNDTPAWRADIDHVAEYNFADPARGGQTVPDNLNVKDRFSHIRKTFGAWLDDQYRDRQGRLRTEFRTPEGLVIGGDSECMEKLFPGLRRIRFKSPPPPAAAKPNGADPPPPTPPTRSMPRVAAKHARRQQERERNRHRRLTEEQQDGGDG, from the coding sequence GTGTCGGGTCCGGGTTGGTCGATCGCGTCGTGGTGGAGTGACGCCTCGCCGTGGCCGGACCTACCGTCGCTGTTCACCGGTGGCTTGCCGGCCGACGAGGTGGGGTCGCGGGAGACCAATGATCTGCTCGGCGCGCTGGTCGCCGATGTGCGGGGTGAGGCGTTCCTGGCGTGGCATCGCTATCAGATCGCCGCCGAACTGCACTCGCGCCCGGTCGGCAAAGAAGCCGATGATCACGCTCTGTTGCTGCATGACGGGTTCGCTGATTGCGCGGCGCGAATCGCGGTGAGCCAGGGCATCAGTCAGGGTGCCGCTGAGCAGTTCCTGTATCAGGCCGTTGCGCTCCGGGATCGCCTGCCGCAGGTGGCGGAGCGGTTGCGGGATGGGCGGATCACTGCCGAGTTGGTCATCAAGGTCATCTCCCGCACCGAACTGGTCGACGGCCAACCCTATGCCGCCGACGTCGATGCCGAGATCGCCGCCAACCTCGACTCCCACACCACCGCGTGGTCGGCGCATCGGCTGCGCGACATGATTGATCGCATCATTTTCCGCCACCATCCGGACGCGGTACGCGAACGTCGCCGCCAGGCCCTCGACAAGCGGGGTGTGCATGCGAAGAACACCGGCGACGGGATGGGCGAGATCTCGGCGACGATGGCCGCCGAAAACGTGCGTATCGCCGCCGACGCGGTCCGTGCACTGGCCGACGCGGTGTGCGACAACGACGAACGCACCCGGCAGCAGCGGGCGTCGGATGCCATGTTCGCCCTGTTGTCGGGCACGGCGTTCGAGTGCACCTGTGGTCTGGACACCTGTACGGCGGTGATTCCGGAAGCAACCACGGTGCCGCCCGCCGATGCCAAGATCGTGATCCACGTGGTGTGTGATGAGGCGACTCTGGACGGGGCCGAGCATGCCGGGTTCATCGACGGCTACGGCGTCGTCGACGATCAGCATGTCCGCGACCTGGCGGCCCGCACGGATGCGGTCATCAAGCCGATCGTGCCGAAGGGGACCGAGCCGGACGCGGATGGCGGTTTCACGGTGGATGCGCATCTGCCGTCGGATCCGTATCGGCCGTCCTCGGCGTTGGAAACCTTCATCCGGATACGGGACGGCTACAGCGTGATCCCCGGTAACGACACCCCCGCGTGGCGGGCCGACATCGATCATGTCGCCGAGTACAACTTTGCCGATCCCGCGCGGGGTGGGCAGACCGTGCCGGACAATCTGAACGTCAAAGACCGCTTCTCCCACATCCGCAAAACCTTCGGGGCGTGGCTCGACGATCAGTACCGCGACCGCCAGGGGCGGTTGCGTACCGAGTTCCGCACTCCCGAAGGCCTCGTCATCGGCGGCGATTCGGAGTGTATGGAGAAACTGTTCCCCGGGCTGCGGCGTATCCGGTTCAAATCACCGCCGCCGCCGGCCGCCGCGAAACCCAACGGTGCCGACCCACCGCCACCGACACCGCCCACCCGATCCATGCCCCGGGTGGCAGCCAAACATGCCCGCCGACAACAGGAACGCGAACGCAACCGACATCGACGACTCACCGAGGAGCAGCAGGACGGAGGCGATGGGTGA